A window of the Streptomyces sp. NBC_00454 genome harbors these coding sequences:
- a CDS encoding alpha/beta hydrolase, translated as MTTVSPAARRALAVGLTLAACLTSSPVLATAAETPAQDSSGAGLDRYYRQHLGWGSCIEGPDDTTGRDLDQAGVQCADVTVPLDYADPRGRTITVAISRLKATDTRHRIGAILLNNGGPGGPALQSPPQARASMKEVGARYDIVGFDPRFIGRSTALDCGLPVGMTWLSAGTGRAGFDRQVALQKSLADKCRATDAAVLPHITTRNTARDMDVIRGTLGERKISFLGYSYGTYLGTVYTQMFPGRHDRMVLDGAINPSDYHPRLLKGTERENEKALSDWAAWAAEHHDTYGLGRSRPEVLAAVDRIVAAAARGPLTIGAGADAFRIDDSQVPLLLFSGIADDTAPARASFGELVSVLAKAAEGRPTTVPPMLVPELRYVLRGEGEPTGAQSAVICGDVAAARDPEIYWRDIERNRIAHPLFGPLTNNINPCAFWDSPREEPTRVRRDAPALIVAATGDPRTTYKGSVELHKQLPSSRLVTLEGANRHALFGRYGNACVDDQVNRYLATGKLPARDRTCVKQAG; from the coding sequence GTGACCACTGTCAGCCCCGCCGCTCGCCGCGCCTTGGCCGTGGGCCTCACTCTCGCCGCCTGCCTCACGTCCTCCCCCGTCCTGGCCACGGCCGCCGAGACCCCCGCCCAGGACAGCTCCGGGGCCGGACTGGACCGCTACTACCGCCAGCACCTCGGCTGGGGCAGCTGCATCGAGGGCCCCGACGACACCACGGGCCGCGATCTGGACCAGGCAGGCGTGCAGTGCGCGGACGTGACCGTGCCCCTGGACTACGCCGACCCCCGGGGGCGCACGATCACCGTGGCGATCTCCCGGCTCAAGGCCACCGACACCCGCCACCGCATCGGCGCGATCCTCCTCAACAACGGCGGTCCGGGCGGTCCCGCGCTCCAGTCCCCGCCGCAGGCCCGTGCGTCGATGAAGGAGGTCGGCGCGCGCTACGACATCGTCGGCTTCGACCCGCGCTTCATCGGGCGCAGCACCGCGCTGGACTGCGGCTTGCCCGTCGGCATGACCTGGCTGTCCGCCGGCACCGGCCGGGCGGGCTTCGACCGCCAGGTCGCCCTGCAGAAGAGCCTGGCCGACAAGTGCCGGGCCACCGACGCCGCCGTGCTCCCGCACATCACCACCCGCAACACGGCCCGCGACATGGACGTCATCCGCGGCACGCTCGGCGAGCGGAAGATCTCCTTCCTGGGCTACTCGTACGGCACCTACCTGGGCACGGTCTACACGCAGATGTTCCCCGGCCGCCACGACCGGATGGTGCTGGACGGTGCGATCAACCCGAGCGACTACCACCCCCGGCTGCTGAAGGGCACCGAGCGCGAGAACGAGAAGGCGCTGTCCGACTGGGCCGCCTGGGCCGCGGAGCACCACGACACCTACGGCCTCGGCCGCAGCCGCCCCGAGGTGCTCGCCGCCGTCGACCGCATCGTCGCGGCGGCCGCGCGCGGTCCGCTGACCATCGGCGCCGGCGCCGATGCCTTCCGGATCGACGACAGCCAGGTGCCCCTCCTCCTCTTCTCGGGCATCGCGGACGACACCGCCCCGGCGCGGGCGTCGTTCGGCGAGCTGGTTTCCGTACTGGCCAAAGCCGCGGAGGGCCGGCCGACGACGGTGCCGCCGATGCTCGTCCCGGAGCTCCGGTACGTGCTGCGCGGTGAGGGCGAGCCCACCGGCGCGCAGTCCGCCGTCATCTGCGGGGACGTGGCCGCCGCGCGCGATCCCGAGATCTACTGGCGGGACATCGAGCGCAACCGCATCGCGCACCCGCTGTTCGGCCCTCTGACCAACAACATCAACCCGTGCGCCTTCTGGGACTCGCCGCGCGAAGAGCCCACCCGGGTGCGGCGCGATGCCCCTGCACTGATCGTCGCCGCCACCGGTGACCCGCGTACGACGTACAAGGGAAGCGTCGAGCTGCACAAGCAGCTGCCGAGCTCCAGGCTGGTCACCCTCGAAGGCGCCAACCGGCACGCTCTCTTCGGGCGCTACGGCAACGCGTGCGTGGACGACCAGGTCAACCGGTACCTGGCCACCGGCAAGCTGCCGGCGAGGGACCGGACCTGCGTCAAGCAGGCGGGGTAG
- a CDS encoding alpha/beta hydrolase family protein, with protein MRRRGPGVEHGRVTETITGLSMSLPEVLALLGALALVAARWLPPAARRPVTIGAGAVLVASATVLGVVGTRWQLLPVLAGAALASAFALPPLLRRRTGRPAWRARWWLALPGSLACAGLIAMGPVAAWAFPVPEFPEPSGGFAVGTRVVQWTDPLRPESFTADPDDRRTVVAQLWYPAQKSPAGTQRAQYLGRTEQEARTVAEALAGGVGLPGFLIDGVPRARSRAVVDAPVAGGGERFPVVVFSPGSGGVRAQNTAWAEELASHGYLVAALDHPYDSAVVVLADGRTIRATTASSGDRDRDEELAAGWTAVRAADLGFVLTQLERLDRGKTADPLTGRLDTGRAAVAGHSLGGAAALQAARQDRRFGAVVDLDGYPHGPTAPALEQPALALTQEITTGTDPRYLPRLTDALEHGTATSYRLAVPGAGHLTFMDGPLYLPPVPSIVGTLGRTESPRVVAGATLAFLDAVLRGHPGDPAETLRAYGKVYAVSPSGARGTARPTP; from the coding sequence ATGCGGCGGCGCGGACCGGGCGTCGAGCATGGCCGGGTGACCGAAACCATCACGGGGCTGTCGATGTCCCTTCCGGAAGTCCTCGCCCTGCTGGGTGCCCTCGCGCTGGTGGCGGCGCGCTGGCTCCCCCCGGCCGCCCGCCGGCCCGTCACGATCGGGGCGGGGGCGGTGCTCGTGGCGTCCGCGACCGTGCTGGGCGTGGTGGGGACCCGCTGGCAGCTGCTGCCGGTCCTGGCCGGCGCCGCCCTGGCGTCGGCGTTTGCCCTCCCGCCCCTGCTGCGACGCCGTACCGGCCGACCGGCGTGGCGGGCCCGCTGGTGGCTGGCCCTGCCGGGATCGCTGGCCTGCGCCGGCCTGATCGCCATGGGCCCGGTCGCGGCCTGGGCCTTCCCCGTCCCAGAGTTCCCCGAGCCGTCGGGCGGCTTCGCGGTCGGCACCCGGGTGGTGCAGTGGACCGACCCGCTCCGCCCCGAGAGCTTCACCGCCGATCCGGACGACCGGCGCACGGTCGTGGCCCAGCTCTGGTACCCCGCGCAGAAGAGCCCCGCCGGCACCCAGCGGGCCCAGTACCTGGGACGCACGGAGCAGGAGGCGCGCACCGTCGCCGAGGCCCTCGCCGGCGGGGTCGGCCTGCCCGGCTTCCTGATCGACGGCGTCCCGCGGGCTCGCAGCCGTGCGGTCGTCGACGCCCCGGTGGCCGGTGGGGGAGAACGGTTCCCGGTCGTCGTGTTCTCCCCGGGGTCGGGCGGGGTGCGGGCCCAGAACACCGCCTGGGCGGAGGAGCTGGCCAGCCACGGCTACCTGGTCGCCGCCCTCGACCACCCGTACGACTCCGCCGTCGTCGTCCTCGCGGACGGCCGCACGATCCGCGCCACGACCGCTTCCAGCGGGGACCGGGACCGGGACGAGGAACTGGCGGCGGGCTGGACCGCCGTCCGGGCCGCCGACCTCGGCTTCGTCCTCACCCAGTTGGAACGGCTGGACCGGGGCAAGACCGCCGACCCGCTGACCGGACGCCTGGACACCGGCCGCGCTGCGGTCGCCGGCCACTCCCTGGGCGGTGCCGCCGCCCTGCAGGCGGCCCGGCAGGACCGCCGGTTCGGCGCAGTCGTCGACCTGGACGGCTACCCCCACGGCCCCACCGCGCCCGCGCTCGAGCAGCCGGCGCTCGCGCTCACCCAGGAGATCACCACCGGCACCGACCCGCGCTACCTGCCCCGCCTCACCGACGCCCTCGAGCACGGCACCGCGACGAGCTACCGGCTCGCCGTCCCCGGCGCCGGGCACCTCACCTTCATGGACGGCCCGCTCTACCTGCCGCCGGTGCCCTCGATCGTCGGCACCCTGGGCCGCACCGAGAGCCCGCGCGTCGTCGCCGGAGCCACCCTCGCCTTCCTGGACGCCGTCCTGCGAGGCCACCCCGGCGACCCGGCCGAAACCCTCCGGGCCTACGGGAAGGTCTACGCGGTCTCACCATCAGGGGCTCGGGGAACTGCGAGGCCGACCCCGTGA
- a CDS encoding patatin-like phospholipase family protein has protein sequence MHTFDRALVLGPGGHVGTAWMAGLAYGLRRDGVDLGEADLIVGTSAGAIVGALLATGQNPGRIATSARPDAHRLKADPARMGAVFAVLGDRSLEPGEARRRVGRLALDSTDPQAEEALIAGRAALIGADAWPERRLLIAAVDATTGEPVVWDRDSGVPLVHAVAASSAFPGAAPPVAIDGRRYMDGALRSGPNADLAAGARTLVVVEPMAHLFPREPLNQQLAAVGADTVVTISPDPASVRAFGSDMGDLAVWEPAYQAGLRQAGDIDAQLRSMWSAEADAG, from the coding sequence TTGCACACCTTCGACCGAGCGCTCGTCCTGGGTCCCGGGGGTCACGTCGGCACAGCCTGGATGGCCGGGCTGGCCTACGGGTTGCGCCGCGATGGCGTGGATCTGGGCGAGGCCGACCTGATCGTCGGGACGTCGGCAGGCGCGATCGTCGGAGCGCTACTCGCCACTGGGCAGAACCCGGGGCGGATCGCGACTTCGGCTCGCCCGGACGCTCACCGGCTCAAGGCGGACCCTGCGCGGATGGGCGCGGTGTTTGCCGTACTGGGCGACCGCAGCCTGGAACCCGGCGAGGCCAGGCGTCGCGTCGGCCGGCTCGCGCTCGACAGCACCGACCCCCAGGCCGAGGAGGCGCTGATCGCGGGGCGCGCCGCCTTGATCGGTGCGGACGCGTGGCCGGAGCGGCGACTGCTGATCGCCGCCGTGGACGCAACCACCGGTGAGCCCGTGGTGTGGGACCGCGACAGCGGCGTGCCGTTGGTGCACGCGGTGGCAGCGAGTAGCGCCTTCCCCGGGGCCGCGCCGCCCGTTGCCATCGACGGCCGACGGTACATGGACGGTGCGCTGCGATCGGGCCCCAACGCCGATCTCGCGGCCGGAGCCCGCACGCTGGTCGTGGTCGAGCCGATGGCCCACCTGTTTCCCCGCGAGCCACTCAACCAGCAGCTGGCGGCCGTGGGGGCAGACACCGTGGTGACCATCAGCCCCGATCCGGCCTCAGTGCGCGCTTTCGGCTCGGACATGGGCGACCTGGCAGTCTGGGAACCAGCCTACCAAGCGGGTCTTCGCCAGGCCGGCGACATCGACGCGCAACTCCGCTCCATGTGGAGTGCAGAAGCCGACGCGGGCTGA
- a CDS encoding DUF1330 domain-containing protein: MAKGYWVSVYPAISDPEGLTAYDKLAGPAVQAGGGRVLSRIPSRGGRVVAHEAGITERVVLIEFDSFEQAVAAYESEAYQKALAALPDGVERDFRIIDGID, from the coding sequence ATGGCTAAGGGCTACTGGGTCAGTGTCTACCCCGCCATTTCCGACCCTGAGGGGCTGACTGCCTACGACAAGCTGGCCGGTCCGGCCGTCCAGGCTGGGGGCGGGCGCGTCCTGTCCCGGATCCCGTCCCGTGGCGGTCGAGTCGTCGCCCACGAGGCCGGAATCACGGAGCGCGTCGTTCTGATCGAGTTCGACAGCTTTGAACAGGCCGTCGCGGCATACGAGAGCGAGGCATACCAGAAGGCGCTGGCGGCCCTCCCCGACGGCGTCGAGCGTGACTTCCGCATCATCGACGGCATCGACTGA
- a CDS encoding VOC family protein: MITGGHVVIYSRDAEADRAFFRDVLEYPHVDAGGGWLIFKLPPTEVAVHPTDGPESHELYLMCDDIDATVTTLAAKGVEFSQPVTDARWGRLTRFRLPGGGEVGMYEPRHERATDL; this comes from the coding sequence ATGATCACTGGTGGGCACGTCGTCATCTACAGCCGTGACGCGGAAGCGGACCGGGCCTTCTTCAGGGATGTGCTGGAGTATCCGCACGTCGACGCGGGAGGCGGCTGGCTGATCTTCAAGCTTCCGCCGACCGAGGTCGCCGTACATCCGACGGACGGCCCGGAGTCGCACGAGCTCTACCTGATGTGTGACGACATCGATGCGACGGTGACGACCCTGGCCGCCAAGGGAGTGGAGTTCTCACAGCCGGTGACCGATGCGCGCTGGGGCCGGCTGACCAGGTTCCGGCTGCCCGGTGGCGGTGAGGTGGGCATGTACGAGCCCCGCCACGAACGGGCTACCGACCTGTGA
- a CDS encoding pentapeptide repeat-containing protein, producing the protein MRTNTTIRRNVIAALILSGYALTVPPAYATPTLSVAVASQRADADQVALLKRSVAEWNQWRTDNPSVKPDLTEADLAGANLLGANLSAADLTDATLTDTNLTEANLTEAKLTGVKATGALLFSANLDNANAQSANLEGANLSSAKARHTVFASADLRRANLAEADLAEADLTGANLEGANLNCINHPQCTSTPAG; encoded by the coding sequence ATGCGAACGAACACCACCATCCGCCGTAACGTAATCGCCGCGCTCATCCTCTCCGGTTACGCGCTGACCGTCCCCCCGGCCTACGCCACCCCCACCCTCAGCGTGGCCGTCGCCTCTCAGCGAGCCGATGCCGACCAAGTCGCTCTGCTCAAAAGGAGCGTGGCGGAGTGGAACCAGTGGCGTACAGACAACCCCAGTGTCAAGCCCGACCTCACCGAGGCTGACCTCGCCGGGGCGAACCTCCTTGGGGCCAACCTCTCCGCCGCGGACCTCACCGACGCCACCCTCACCGACACGAACCTCACCGAGGCGAACCTCACCGAAGCCAAGCTCACCGGCGTGAAGGCAACGGGCGCCCTCCTCTTCAGTGCCAACCTCGACAACGCCAACGCCCAGAGCGCCAACCTTGAGGGCGCCAACCTCTCCAGCGCCAAGGCCCGTCACACGGTCTTCGCCAGCGCTGATCTCAGGCGCGCCAATCTCGCCGAGGCCGACCTCGCCGAAGCCGACCTCACCGGCGCCAACCTCGAAGGCGCCAATCTCAACTGCATCAACCACCCCCAGTGCACGTCCACCCCTGCCGGGTGA
- a CDS encoding response regulator, with product MTIRILIADDEALLRMAFGTVLEAQPDMTPVGEAADGAQAVRLARELRPDVVLMDVRMPGTDGIEATRQVVEVSPQSRVLILTTFDLDAYAFDGLAAGASGFLLKNTRPEELLTAIRNVAAGDAVLSPRITRRLLEDFRLHLPDGGAAVLDERLDRLSAREREVLVEVGRGLSNAEIAAALYLAEATVKSHLGRILHKLELRDRIQAVVFAHDNRLVRPA from the coding sequence ATGACGATCCGCATCCTGATCGCCGACGACGAGGCGCTGCTCCGGATGGCCTTCGGCACGGTCCTGGAGGCCCAGCCCGACATGACACCGGTCGGCGAGGCCGCGGACGGCGCCCAGGCCGTCCGCCTCGCCCGGGAGCTGCGGCCCGATGTCGTCCTCATGGACGTCCGGATGCCCGGGACGGACGGGATCGAGGCGACCCGACAGGTCGTCGAGGTCTCCCCGCAGAGCAGAGTGCTGATCCTGACCACCTTCGACCTGGACGCGTACGCCTTCGACGGCCTCGCCGCCGGAGCCTCGGGCTTCCTTCTGAAGAACACCAGGCCGGAGGAGCTGCTCACCGCGATCCGCAACGTCGCGGCGGGCGACGCGGTGCTCTCCCCGCGGATCACCCGGCGCCTGCTGGAGGACTTCCGTCTGCACCTGCCCGACGGCGGCGCCGCCGTCCTCGACGAGCGGCTGGACCGGCTGAGCGCCCGTGAGCGCGAGGTGCTCGTCGAGGTCGGCCGCGGCCTGTCCAACGCCGAGATCGCGGCCGCGCTGTACCTCGCGGAGGCGACCGTGAAGTCCCATCTGGGGCGAATCCTGCACAAGCTCGAACTCCGCGACCGGATCCAGGCCGTGGTCTTCGCCCATGACAACCGCCTGGTCCGACCGGCCTGA
- a CDS encoding VOC family protein has protein sequence MRLDHVSYAVARDSFVSTVQWIGSALGAGFVDGGVHPRFGTRNFILPLSGGTYVEVVTTLDHPAADRAPFGQAVARRAAEGGGWLGWVVSVDDITPVEARLGRTSAEGHRVRPDGFDLRWKQIGLLELLEDPQLPYFLQWSVPIEERPSADPRTPTTIHGVSIAGDAASIAEFLGEPADHPLDQIDVTWVEDEEPGLVSVEFATAHGPVTI, from the coding sequence GTGCGACTTGATCACGTGTCCTATGCGGTGGCCCGCGACAGCTTCGTCTCGACCGTTCAGTGGATCGGATCGGCCCTCGGCGCCGGGTTCGTCGACGGGGGTGTGCACCCGCGATTCGGCACCCGCAATTTCATTCTCCCGCTGAGCGGCGGCACCTACGTCGAGGTCGTCACCACACTCGACCACCCCGCCGCCGACCGCGCACCCTTCGGCCAGGCGGTCGCGCGCCGCGCCGCCGAGGGCGGCGGCTGGCTCGGTTGGGTGGTCTCCGTCGACGACATCACCCCGGTCGAGGCCCGCCTCGGCCGCACCTCGGCCGAGGGCCACCGTGTCCGCCCCGACGGGTTCGACCTGAGGTGGAAGCAGATCGGCCTGCTGGAACTGCTGGAGGACCCACAACTGCCCTACTTCCTCCAGTGGTCGGTCCCCATCGAGGAGCGCCCGAGCGCCGACCCGCGCACCCCCACCACCATCCACGGGGTCTCCATCGCCGGCGACGCCGCCTCCATCGCCGAATTCCTCGGCGAACCGGCCGACCACCCTCTCGACCAGATCGACGTCACCTGGGTCGAGGACGAGGAACCGGGTCTGGTCTCGGTCGAGTTCGCCACCGCCCACGGCCCCGTCACGATCTGA
- a CDS encoding TetR/AcrR family transcriptional regulator gives MGRPADPARRERTLARATDYVLAHGLAGLSLRPLAAALDTSPRMLLYDFGSKQELVAAVLAEARRRGAVRLFDHRPTESDSVQERLRGIWAWISADERAPFVRLFFEVHADGLVHPETYPDQGQAITGWFDTLGATFRNVSTSPDDTVTPTLIMAVVRGLLFDLTTTGDRHRTDRALDRFAELLNQ, from the coding sequence GTGGGGCGACCCGCAGATCCCGCCCGTCGCGAGCGCACACTCGCCCGGGCGACCGACTACGTGCTGGCGCACGGTCTGGCCGGACTGAGCCTGCGACCACTGGCCGCGGCCCTCGACACCAGCCCACGGATGCTGCTCTACGACTTCGGCAGCAAACAGGAGTTGGTCGCTGCGGTCCTCGCCGAGGCCCGGCGCCGAGGTGCGGTGCGCCTGTTCGACCACCGTCCGACGGAGTCGGACTCCGTGCAGGAGCGACTGCGTGGCATCTGGGCGTGGATCAGCGCAGACGAACGCGCGCCGTTCGTCCGGCTGTTCTTCGAGGTGCACGCCGACGGACTGGTCCACCCCGAGACCTACCCCGACCAGGGCCAGGCGATCACGGGCTGGTTCGACACTCTCGGCGCCACCTTCCGCAACGTCTCCACCAGTCCTGACGACACCGTCACGCCCACGTTGATCATGGCCGTTGTCCGGGGTTTGCTGTTCGATCTCACAACCACCGGCGACCGCCACCGCACCGATCGTGCGCTGGACCGCTTCGCTGAACTCCTGAACCAGTGA
- a CDS encoding two-component response regulator has product MARQMFVSEHTGQDHLKSVFAKTATKNRRMLLARALGT; this is encoded by the coding sequence GTGGCCCGCCAGATGTTCGTCTCCGAGCACACCGGGCAGGACCACCTCAAGTCGGTGTTCGCCAAGACCGCGACGAAGAACCGCAGAATGCTGCTGGCCCGCGCACTCGGAACGTGA
- a CDS encoding sensor histidine kinase → MTVRHRDRVPPLVWDAALPILLVLNVVTAYPARELPVAAALTAALALPLLWRRRAPLAVFGAVAAAAFVQWLMDVQLLADVALLVALYTAAAHTGRRGTLLAGAVVEGGAVLACLRWVPDGAFLTPFVALSATVVAAAVLGVNVRTSRAYVAAVQERAERLALHQEQQARLAVAEERARITREMHDIVTHNLSVMVALTDAAVYAQHRSPDRATAAMLQISETGRQALTDMRRSLGVLRTGERDAERHPPPGIAQLKALTDQMGAAGLPTRMELRGGHNHVPATAQLTVYRLVQEALTNTLKHTPAGTRATVLVECSAQAVGVEVTDSGPRPARPAAAPPGHGIPGMRERAAAYGGTLQAGPLPGGGWGVRTRLLLNGGGTASA, encoded by the coding sequence GTGACGGTGCGCCACCGGGACCGTGTACCGCCCCTGGTGTGGGACGCGGCGCTGCCGATCCTTCTCGTCCTCAACGTCGTGACCGCCTACCCGGCGCGGGAGCTGCCGGTGGCCGCGGCGCTCACTGCCGCCCTGGCGCTCCCCCTGCTGTGGCGGCGCCGGGCCCCGCTCGCGGTGTTCGGCGCCGTGGCGGCAGCGGCCTTCGTCCAGTGGCTGATGGACGTCCAACTGCTCGCGGACGTAGCCCTGCTGGTGGCCCTCTACACGGCGGCCGCGCACACAGGCCGGCGCGGCACGCTCCTCGCCGGTGCCGTCGTGGAGGGCGGAGCGGTGCTGGCCTGCTTGCGCTGGGTACCGGACGGCGCGTTCCTGACCCCCTTCGTCGCGCTCTCCGCGACGGTCGTCGCCGCCGCCGTCCTCGGGGTGAACGTGCGGACCAGCCGGGCCTACGTCGCCGCCGTGCAGGAACGGGCCGAACGGCTGGCGCTGCACCAGGAGCAGCAGGCACGGCTGGCCGTCGCCGAGGAGCGGGCCCGGATCACCCGAGAGATGCACGACATCGTCACCCACAACCTGTCCGTCATGGTCGCGCTCACCGACGCCGCCGTCTACGCCCAGCACAGGTCCCCGGACCGGGCCACCGCCGCGATGCTGCAGATCTCCGAGACGGGCCGGCAGGCGCTGACCGACATGCGGCGCTCGCTGGGCGTCCTGCGGACCGGCGAGCGGGACGCGGAGCGCCACCCGCCGCCCGGCATCGCCCAGCTGAAGGCTCTCACCGACCAGATGGGCGCCGCGGGGCTACCGACCCGCATGGAGCTCCGCGGCGGCCACAACCACGTCCCCGCCACCGCACAACTCACCGTCTACCGTCTGGTGCAGGAAGCCTTGACCAACACCCTCAAGCACACACCCGCCGGCACCCGCGCGACGGTCCTGGTCGAGTGCTCGGCCCAGGCCGTCGGCGTGGAAGTCACCGACAGCGGCCCCCGCCCGGCGCGGCCCGCCGCCGCACCGCCCGGCCACGGCATCCCCGGCATGCGCGAGCGCGCGGCCGCCTACGGGGGCACGCTGCAGGCCGGACCGCTTCCGGGCGGCGGCTGGGGCGTCCGTACCCGACTCCTCCTCAACGGCGGCGGGACGGCCTCCGCATGA
- a CDS encoding dihydrofolate reductase family protein, which translates to MRKLIYGMNVTLDGYIAAPGDDIGWSVPSDELFQFWSDQLQATDLTLYGRKLWQTMSSYWPTGDQQPGATPAEVEFARRWRDMSKVVFSSTIDKVDWNTRLVTGDAVAEITRLKAEDGGSMDIGGATLAGAAMRAGLIDEYVLATAPVLVGGGTPFFTALDNWVNLNLVETRTLACGVILTRYETRR; encoded by the coding sequence ATGCGGAAACTGATCTACGGCATGAACGTGACCCTGGACGGCTACATCGCCGCGCCCGGCGACGACATCGGCTGGAGCGTGCCGAGCGACGAGCTGTTCCAGTTCTGGTCCGACCAGTTGCAGGCGACCGACCTGACGCTGTACGGACGCAAGCTGTGGCAGACGATGAGCTCCTACTGGCCGACCGGCGACCAGCAGCCGGGCGCCACACCGGCGGAGGTCGAGTTCGCGCGCCGCTGGCGGGACATGTCGAAGGTGGTGTTCTCCTCGACGATCGACAAGGTCGACTGGAACACCCGCCTGGTCACGGGCGACGCGGTCGCCGAGATCACCCGGCTCAAGGCCGAGGACGGCGGCTCGATGGACATCGGCGGCGCGACGCTCGCCGGGGCGGCCATGCGGGCCGGGCTGATCGACGAGTACGTGCTGGCCACCGCTCCGGTCCTGGTGGGCGGCGGCACGCCGTTCTTCACCGCGCTGGACAACTGGGTGAACCTGAACCTGGTGGAGACGCGGACGCTTGCCTGCGGCGTGATCCTGACCAGATACGAGACGAGGCGCTGA
- a CDS encoding LysR substrate-binding domain-containing protein — MAPDTVSLRYFLVLAQELNFTRAAARIGIAQPALSARMRRLEAELGTALLVRNTRSVVLTTAGAALAESAPPALAALDRAWDTARSAAAGELGTLRIGYSLSAGAETAPALVDRLIRGNSGLEVGAVPMATPEISPAVADGRIDAGITRGEQPGRGVRRFLLRRMRVGVQLAQHHPLAEHPEIEIADAAAYPLRLPDRAANPVIHDQLSAVFRDTRPHPRFHTPAVSFDMSQRDLRDGITLAPAGEAAATVQPAGLTWRPLRGAPSLTIHLVLPREQSPLHRRIRAVAKTLAHELHWLPD, encoded by the coding sequence GTGGCGCCGGATACGGTGAGCCTGCGGTACTTCCTGGTGCTGGCACAGGAGTTGAACTTCACCCGCGCGGCCGCACGGATCGGTATCGCACAGCCCGCACTCAGCGCCCGGATGCGCCGATTGGAGGCGGAACTCGGTACGGCCCTGCTGGTCCGCAACACGCGTAGCGTCGTATTGACCACGGCCGGTGCGGCTTTGGCGGAGTCCGCGCCGCCCGCCCTGGCGGCGCTGGACCGGGCATGGGACACCGCCCGGAGCGCGGCGGCCGGTGAACTGGGCACGCTGCGCATCGGATACAGCCTCAGCGCCGGGGCCGAGACGGCACCGGCCCTGGTGGACAGGCTGATTCGCGGCAACAGCGGACTCGAGGTCGGCGCGGTCCCGATGGCTACACCGGAGATCTCCCCCGCGGTCGCCGACGGCCGCATCGATGCCGGGATCACCCGCGGTGAACAGCCGGGCCGTGGCGTGCGCCGGTTCCTGCTGCGGCGTATGCGCGTCGGGGTCCAGCTGGCTCAGCACCATCCGCTGGCCGAACACCCGGAGATCGAGATCGCCGACGCGGCCGCGTATCCGCTGCGACTCCCGGACCGTGCGGCCAACCCCGTGATCCACGATCAGCTGTCCGCAGTGTTCCGAGACACCCGACCACACCCCCGATTCCACACGCCCGCAGTCTCTTTCGACATGTCTCAGCGCGACCTGCGCGACGGGATCACCCTCGCCCCGGCCGGAGAAGCCGCGGCCACGGTACAACCGGCCGGTCTCACCTGGCGACCGCTGCGGGGCGCGCCCAGCCTGACGATCCACCTGGTCCTCCCACGCGAGCAGTCGCCGCTGCACCGCCGCATCCGTGCCGTCGCCAAAACCCTGGCGCACGAGCTGCACTGGCTGCCGGACTGA